From one Hemitrygon akajei unplaced genomic scaffold, sHemAka1.3 Scf000177, whole genome shotgun sequence genomic stretch:
- the LOC140724244 gene encoding probable G-protein coupled receptor 139 translates to MDTARRICYPVIAAIGVPVNLVAIVVLSRGKCGLSKGITRYLVAMAVADLAVVIFEVVFFQIVDAYRAYWLLPPPPFCLVHYVFCYVSLDCSVWLTVAFTFDRFVAICWSKIQAMYCNSRIAGWVIGTICVVFCIKNVPYYFLHQESGISTSGTKWKTCKFKDRLLLDPKFEWFSWVDRLLNPLLPFFLILFLNILTVRRILASSRVRRGLRGQRNGEKQQDPEMKSRRQSIVLLFTLSASFLICWATTTLVFILLRCLYTDLETSIRLFMAQRAGAVIQLFSCCTNTFIYGVTQTKFREQLKTMALYPVHILCSMGRQR, encoded by the exons ATGGATACAGCAAGGAGAATATGCTACCCGGTTATTGCAGCCATCGGCGTCCCTG tTAACCTAGTGGCGATCGTGGTACTCAGccgaggaaagtgtggtctctccaaaggtaTCACTCGGTATCTGGTGGCGATGGCCGTGGCCGATCTTGCGGTGGTGATCTTCGAAGTCGTGTTCTTCCAGATCGTTGATGCCTACCGAGCGTACTGGCTGTTGCCTCCCCCTCCGTTCTGTTTAGTCCACTATGTCTTCTGTTACGTGTCTTTAGATTGTTCCGTGTGGCTTACTGTGGCGTTCACTTTCGATcgttttgtggccatttgctggtcTAAGATTCAGGCAATGTACTGTAATTCAAGAATTGCCGGATGGGTTATTGGCACAATATGCGTCGTGTTCTGTATAAAGAACGTCCCTTATTACTTCCTGCATCAAGAGTCTGGAATTAGTACTTCGGGAACAAAATGGAAGACGTGCAAATTCAAGGACAGGCTTCTCCTTGATCCAAAGTTTGAGTGGTTTTcctgggtggaccgtctgttaaATCCGctgcttcctttcttcctcattttgttccTCAACATTCTGACCGTCAGACGGATCCTGGCCTCCAGCCGAGTCCGCAGGGGTCTccggggacagagaaatggcgaAAAACAGCAGGATCCGGAGATGAAGAGCAGGAGACAGTCCATCGTTCTGCTCTTCActctgtcggcgagtttcctcatCTGCTGGGCGACAACCACGCTTGTCTTCATTTTGCTGCGGTGCCTCTACACGGACTTGGAAACGTCCATCCGGCTTTTCATGGCGCAACGGGCGGGAGCTGtgattcagcttttcagctgctgcacaaacacattcaTTTACGGCGTGACCCAgaccaaattcagggagcagctgaagACTATGGCGCTCTATCCGGTTCATATTCTTTGTAGCATGGGAAGGCAGCGTTAA